In the Thermodesulfobacteriota bacterium genome, one interval contains:
- a CDS encoding CoA-binding protein translates to MVRVESVNESSVVEQLDYVFNPRSVAVIGASNRIGTWGFGVLNRLLGNPKRKVYPVNSKSDEIMGIKAYRKITEIPEPVDFAVLSVPPAKTPEVMRECVAKGVKAALVITGGLAESGEEGAKLEKELVEIARKGGIRFIGPNSMGHINTHSSFSTLAWMEDVKPGGVAFLSQSGTYGQRVVRTGTHRGIGFSKFVSDGNEADIHLEDYIEYLAEDEETRIIAAYVEGLREGRRFFKLAREITRKKPIIIMKSGSTKGSARAAKSHTASLSGSDQIYDAAFKQSGVIRVEDEVELFDVVNALVSLPLPRGNRTGILTEGGGIGVVMAEATEKVGLELPNFSYETTETLRSLLPSRCSYGNPTDITDLVTSGNLVIFSCLWAIMEDPNIDIAILLGGIGASSYFSNMIEKGSFSNNEEFQKMVKSLEEQELKNLDLIREKIDRLGKPLVYVNLMPRVMAEPESFNLLRDRGIPIYPNPRRAARALRHVVNYTEYLNK, encoded by the coding sequence GTGGTGAGAGTGGAATCTGTAAATGAAAGTTCTGTTGTAGAGCAACTCGATTACGTCTTTAATCCGCGCTCAGTCGCTGTAATTGGAGCATCGAACAGAATTGGAACGTGGGGATTTGGGGTTTTGAACCGTCTTCTTGGCAATCCGAAGAGGAAGGTTTATCCAGTTAATTCAAAAAGTGATGAAATAATGGGGATTAAGGCATACCGGAAAATCACAGAGATACCGGAACCAGTGGACTTTGCAGTTCTTTCAGTACCGCCCGCAAAAACCCCTGAAGTTATGAGAGAATGTGTAGCTAAAGGGGTTAAAGCAGCTTTAGTGATTACAGGAGGACTTGCTGAATCTGGTGAAGAAGGTGCAAAACTGGAAAAAGAATTGGTAGAAATCGCAAGAAAAGGTGGAATACGATTCATCGGGCCTAATAGTATGGGCCATATAAACACCCATTCCTCATTCTCTACCCTGGCATGGATGGAGGACGTGAAACCGGGAGGGGTTGCTTTTCTCTCCCAGAGCGGGACTTACGGACAGCGCGTGGTTCGCACAGGGACACATCGAGGGATTGGTTTTAGTAAATTTGTAAGCGATGGTAATGAGGCTGATATTCATCTGGAAGATTACATAGAATATCTTGCCGAAGATGAAGAAACCAGGATTATCGCTGCCTATGTCGAAGGATTAAGAGAGGGCAGACGGTTCTTTAAATTAGCCAGGGAAATCACGCGGAAAAAACCGATCATAATCATGAAGTCTGGATCCACAAAAGGTTCTGCAAGGGCAGCAAAATCCCATACTGCATCTTTATCTGGTTCGGATCAAATTTATGATGCTGCTTTTAAGCAGTCAGGAGTCATCAGAGTAGAGGATGAAGTGGAATTGTTTGATGTTGTTAATGCCCTGGTTTCTCTTCCTCTTCCCAGAGGGAACAGGACAGGGATTTTAACTGAAGGTGGTGGAATTGGTGTTGTAATGGCTGAGGCTACTGAAAAGGTAGGTTTAGAACTCCCTAATTTCTCTTATGAGACTACCGAGACATTGAGGTCTCTTTTACCTTCACGTTGTTCTTACGGAAATCCAACGGACATTACGGATCTGGTTACATCGGGTAATCTCGTTATCTTTTCCTGTCTGTGGGCAATCATGGAAGACCCTAACATAGATATTGCAATTCTTTTAGGGGGTATTGGAGCAAGTTCTTATTTTTCGAATATGATAGAGAAGGGATCTTTTTCAAATAATGAAGAGTTTCAAAAGATGGTTAAGTCTCTCGAAGAACAAGAACTTAAGAATTTAGATCTCATTAGGGAAAAAATAGACAGGCTTGGAAAGCCTCTTGTTTATGTAAATCTGATGCCAAGGGTTATGGCAGAACCGGAAAGCTTTAATCTCTTACGTGACAGGGGGATCCCTATTTATCCAAACCCCAGAAGGGCAGCAAGAGCGTTGCGTCACGTGGTGAATTATACTGAGTACCTGAATAAATAA
- a CDS encoding CoA transferase → MEYPLEGIRILEWGIFHAGPGGTAILGDLGAEAVKIEERGKGDPIRHRGRFGRTSFDLPGNRNLFFEGSNRNKKSICVDLSKDMGKEIVYRLIPHFDVFLTNLRRKTREDMGMTYPVLSDLNRRLIYLSVSSYGPMGPHKDQGGFDFQGQARSGIMYSMGEPGTPPVLSQFGLIDQATAITVSQAILAALFMRERTGKGQMIETSILGSALYLSYFNLLNALWLHQDVPRHRRMDTDPIRNYYQCKDDKWFAITLRPNGDWPRFCQAIEHSELEIDPRFNTQEKRSEENSSELITLLSQIFLARTRDEWLEAFRGYDLFACAIHRHTELENDPQIRENYLDKLDHPTLGKVNIPGFPAHFSEARAGTRKAAPEMGEHTEEVLRTVGGYSEHEIEQLKREEII, encoded by the coding sequence GTGGAGTATCCTTTAGAAGGGATTAGGATTTTGGAGTGGGGTATTTTTCATGCCGGACCGGGAGGCACGGCTATCCTTGGTGATTTGGGTGCAGAGGCAGTAAAAATAGAAGAACGCGGGAAGGGTGATCCAATTCGGCATCGAGGCCGCTTTGGACGAACCTCCTTCGATTTGCCTGGCAACAGAAATCTCTTTTTTGAGGGTTCTAATCGGAATAAAAAATCCATTTGCGTCGATCTGAGCAAGGATATGGGGAAAGAAATTGTCTATCGTTTAATCCCTCATTTCGATGTGTTTCTGACGAATCTCCGTAGAAAAACCCGTGAAGACATGGGTATGACTTATCCTGTACTTTCTGATTTAAATCGGAGGCTGATATATCTTTCGGTTTCGAGTTATGGTCCAATGGGTCCTCACAAAGACCAAGGTGGGTTTGATTTCCAGGGCCAGGCACGATCAGGGATAATGTACAGCATGGGAGAGCCGGGGACACCTCCTGTTCTCTCTCAGTTCGGACTCATCGACCAGGCAACAGCTATCACCGTAAGCCAGGCAATTCTGGCAGCTCTTTTTATGCGGGAACGTACCGGAAAAGGACAGATGATTGAAACCTCGATTTTGGGATCTGCCCTGTATCTGTCTTATTTTAATTTATTGAATGCCCTGTGGCTTCATCAGGATGTCCCGCGTCACCGTCGCATGGATACAGACCCCATCCGAAATTACTATCAGTGTAAAGATGACAAGTGGTTTGCCATTACACTTCGGCCCAATGGAGATTGGCCCCGCTTTTGTCAGGCTATAGAGCACTCAGAGTTGGAGATAGATCCCAGATTTAACACACAGGAAAAGAGATCAGAGGAAAATTCGAGTGAACTTATCACGTTGCTCTCCCAGATTTTTTTAGCCAGAACACGTGATGAGTGGCTGGAAGCCTTCAGAGGGTACGACCTCTTTGCCTGTGCGATACACAGGCATACTGAGCTTGAGAATGACCCGCAAATACGTGAAAATTACCTGGATAAACTTGATCACCCAACTTTAGGGAAGGTTAATATTCCAGGTTTTCCTGCCCATTTTAGCGAGGCTCGAGCCGGGACGAGAAAAGCAGCCCCTGAAATGGGAGAGCATACTGAGGAGGTTCTGAGGACAGTGGGGGGATATAGTGAACACGAGATAGAGCAATTAAAAAGGGAGGAGATTATCTAG
- a CDS encoding 2-hydroxyacyl-CoA dehydratase family protein: MYTDFMKLCGYENQELEKQRPRIDKAFDILGIGKEDINRAEKRVRENLDIRLEGVRKLLRVWMEEFVSLPLCRDEYKKVIYYDWPFPGAMMMAVHRLSPDVYVGSIGEIMNVGMGMIFDKLSPLLEAGEKTGLGVGEAHCALWQTHIGAIEKKMIPLPDLMVSSGWYCDQPAEADQLLAELYDIPTVYMDGVLDSYWGQWPDISERMVRYAGGQMEKIFRKIEEVTGYTFTEDVRKTGVRDNAKYYYNYNTLVETIGKSDPQAISQADVSLAYMISNTPIRMRDEAVDAVTTLIREAKERIDRGEGVVEKGAPRIYFGLRMAVDAAILKMVESLGLAMSVVFVDWLTPVERTKAKSTEYSQKIMEGFFKRGPLCSASGALDYFTEYCKEWKVDGAILCYPYSCRPYTIPPLMGKKALKDRLSIPVLVLEGDAYDTRNYSAGQLRTRVETFAELLKMRKAS; the protein is encoded by the coding sequence ATGTATACAGATTTTATGAAGTTATGCGGGTATGAAAACCAGGAACTGGAGAAACAGAGGCCAAGGATCGACAAGGCGTTTGATATCCTTGGCATAGGGAAGGAGGACATAAACAGGGCAGAGAAAAGGGTTAGGGAGAATCTCGATATTAGGCTTGAGGGTGTCCGTAAACTGCTGCGAGTATGGATGGAGGAATTTGTATCATTGCCCCTGTGTCGGGATGAGTACAAGAAGGTTATTTATTATGACTGGCCCTTTCCTGGTGCTATGATGATGGCGGTCCACAGGCTGTCGCCGGACGTCTACGTTGGGTCTATAGGGGAAATTATGAACGTGGGTATGGGCATGATCTTTGATAAACTCAGTCCCCTTCTTGAAGCGGGTGAGAAGACAGGGCTAGGGGTAGGAGAGGCACATTGTGCCCTCTGGCAGACTCACATAGGGGCTATTGAAAAGAAAATGATACCCTTACCTGATCTGATGGTCTCATCTGGCTGGTACTGCGATCAGCCAGCGGAGGCAGACCAACTCCTGGCAGAACTCTATGATATTCCTACTGTGTATATGGATGGGGTCCTTGATAGCTATTGGGGACAATGGCCTGACATCAGTGAAAGGATGGTACGATATGCTGGCGGTCAGATGGAGAAGATCTTCAGGAAGATAGAAGAGGTAACAGGCTATACGTTTACGGAAGACGTGCGTAAGACCGGTGTAAGAGACAATGCAAAGTACTATTACAATTATAACACGTTAGTGGAAACAATAGGGAAAAGTGATCCCCAGGCCATCAGCCAGGCGGATGTCAGCCTTGCATATATGATTTCCAATACCCCTATAAGGATGAGGGACGAGGCAGTTGATGCCGTTACCACATTGATTAGAGAGGCAAAGGAACGGATAGACAGGGGAGAGGGCGTCGTTGAGAAGGGTGCTCCAAGGATATACTTCGGTCTTCGAATGGCAGTTGATGCCGCTATACTTAAGATGGTGGAGAGTCTTGGGTTGGCGATGTCTGTTGTTTTTGTTGACTGGTTAACGCCTGTCGAGCGGACGAAGGCAAAATCGACAGAATACAGTCAAAAGATAATGGAAGGGTTCTTCAAGCGTGGACCACTGTGTTCTGCATCGGGGGCACTTGACTATTTCACAGAGTACTGCAAGGAGTGGAAGGTAGATGGGGCAATACTTTGTTATCCCTATTCATGTCGCCCGTATACTATTCCTCCCTTAATGGGCAAAAAGGCACTAAAGGACAGGCTGAGTATCCCTGTATTGGTTCTGGAGGGAGATGCCTATGATACCCGTAATTACAGTGCCGGGCAGTTAAGAACAAGGGTTGAAACATTTGCTGAACTGCTGAAGATGAGGAAGGCTTCTTAA